Part of the Terrisporobacter glycolicus ATCC 14880 = DSM 1288 genome is shown below.
AGAAATAAAAAAAGCCATCATAAATGACTAATTTAGTCACTTAATAATAGCTTCTTTTTATATGATTCTGACATTTATTTATTATAAATTATATATCATTATCTTCTTTGAGATCTTTTAGTTGGTTTTCCTTTTTTAGTCATACCTTCTTCTGCTACTTTTTTAACTGAAGCTTTTTGACCTGGGAATAATATTTTGGGTTCTTCTACATTTTTTCTGTATAATGTAAATTTAAAACCTATAGCTTGAACAAACTCCGCTCTTAATGCTTTGCATATAGCATTAGCCGCTTCTTTTGTATCTATACCAGCAGTTTCTAATATAGTTACTTTAACTAATTCTTTCGAATCTAGCATTATATCTAATTGTTCTAAGAAACCTTCAGTTACACCGTCTTTTCCTATTTGAGTTATAGGCTTAAGAGTATTTGCTAAAGATCTTAAATACGCTCTTTGTCTTCCGTTTAACATATTGTCACCTCTTTTGTATTAAATTTTAGTCATAGAATTCAAATTCTATTTCGTATATCTTAACTGTATCTCCATCTTCAATACCCATTTCTCTAAGTTTGTCAAATACACCTTGACTTTCCATAGATTTTTGGAAGAATTGAATAGATTCCATATCTTCAAAGTTAACAGAGTACATAATTCTTCTAAGTGCCTTACCTGTAACAACATATACTCCATTTTCTATTTCTACTTGTAAAGCTTCTTCTTCTTCAGAATCTAATTCAGGAACATATAGTTCTTCTTCAGATACAAGTTCTATTTCTTCAGCATCTTTCAACACTTGAGAAACATAAGTTATTACATCATCTATACCTTCTCTTGTTGCTGCAGACATTTTGAATACTTTGTATCCTCTTTCTTCTAAAGTTGTCTTAAACTCTTCATAAACTGATTCATCTTCAAGTATATCTATTTTATTAGCTACTACAACTTGAGGTCTTGTAGCTAGTTTTTCATTGTATAATTTAAGTTCACCGTTTATACTATCAAAGTCTTCTAAAGCATTTCTACCTTCTAGTCCTGAAATATCAACTATATGTATTAATACTTTAGTTCTTTCAACGTGTCTTAAGAAGTCATGGCCAAGACCAATTCCTTCAGCTGCACCTTCTATAAGTCCTGGTATGTCAGCTAAAACAAAACTATCGCCAAATTTTGTTTGTACCACACCAAGATTTGGTGTTAAAGTTGTGAAGTGATAATTTGCTATCTTTGGTTTAGCTGCAGTGACAACTGATAAGAATGTAGATTTACCTACGTTAGGAAATCCTAATAGTCCTACATCAGCTATCATTTTAAGCTCTAATATAACCCATTTTTCTTCACCATCAGTTCCTGATTTTGCAAAGTTTGGAGCTTGTCTTACTGCGTTTGCAAAATTATGGTTTCCTTTTCCGCCTCTACCACCTCTTGCAACAACAGCTTTATCTCCTTCTTTTTTTAAGTCAGCTATTATTTTATTTGTAGCTTCATCTCTGACTATTGTTCCTGCCGGTACCTTTAGCACTAAATCTTCACCATTTTTACCAGCTTGTCTTTTTTTACTTCCATCTCCACCTGGAATGGCTACGTATTTTCTTTGGTATTTAAAGTCCATTAGTGTTCTTAAGTCGTTATCAACTTCAAATATAACACTAGCGCCTCTTCCTCCGTCTCCACCATCTGGTCCACCTGCAGGAACATATTTTTCTCTTCTAAATGATACTGCACCGTTTCCACCATTTCCAGCTTTGACAAATATCCTTGCCTTATCTATAAACAAAAGTGGCACCTCCTATTGGAATTTGC
Proteins encoded:
- a CDS encoding YhbY family RNA-binding protein, with the translated sequence MLNGRQRAYLRSLANTLKPITQIGKDGVTEGFLEQLDIMLDSKELVKVTILETAGIDTKEAANAICKALRAEFVQAIGFKFTLYRKNVEEPKILFPGQKASVKKVAEEGMTKKGKPTKRSQRR
- the obgE gene encoding GTPase ObgE; the encoded protein is MFIDKARIFVKAGNGGNGAVSFRREKYVPAGGPDGGDGGRGASVIFEVDNDLRTLMDFKYQRKYVAIPGGDGSKKRQAGKNGEDLVLKVPAGTIVRDEATNKIIADLKKEGDKAVVARGGRGGKGNHNFANAVRQAPNFAKSGTDGEEKWVILELKMIADVGLLGFPNVGKSTFLSVVTAAKPKIANYHFTTLTPNLGVVQTKFGDSFVLADIPGLIEGAAEGIGLGHDFLRHVERTKVLIHIVDISGLEGRNALEDFDSINGELKLYNEKLATRPQVVVANKIDILEDESVYEEFKTTLEERGYKVFKMSAATREGIDDVITYVSQVLKDAEEIELVSEEELYVPELDSEEEEALQVEIENGVYVVTGKALRRIMYSVNFEDMESIQFFQKSMESQGVFDKLREMGIEDGDTVKIYEIEFEFYD